A portion of the Oncorhynchus gorbuscha isolate QuinsamMale2020 ecotype Even-year linkage group LG19, OgorEven_v1.0, whole genome shotgun sequence genome contains these proteins:
- the LOC124006406 gene encoding unconventional myosin-Ic-like isoform X1: protein MDLGNIRDLVRKTQVSIVENRFLGERIDKLKDAVGSDGVRISMESALTARDRVGVQDFVLLENHTSEAAFIENLRKRFKENLIYTYIGSVLVSVNPYKDLEIYTKNHMERYRGVNFYEVSPHVYAVSDNSYRSMRTERKDQCILISGESGAGKTEASKKILQYYAVTCPASDQVETVKDRLLQSNPVLEAFGNAKTLRNDNSSRFGKYMDIQFDFKGAPVGGHILNYLLEKSRVVHQNHGERNFHIFYQLIEGGEEDLLRRLGLERNPQQYQYLVKGNCPKVSSINDRSDWKVVRKALSVIGFSEDEVEELLNIIASVLHLGNIQYGGEDSGNAYITTDTQIKYLARLLGVDGLVLKEALTHKTIIAKGEELKSPLNLEQASSARDALSKAVYGRTFTWLVNKINVSLAYKDETYKNASVIGLLDIYGFEVFQHNSFEQFCINYCNEKLQQLFIELTLKSEQDEYEAEGITWEPVQYFNNKIICDLVEEKFKGIISILDEECLRPGDASDITFLEKLENTVGGHAHLTTHKLADGKTRKVMGREEFRLLHYAGEVNYNVNGFLDKNNDLLFRNLKEVMCMSDNKILTQCFDRAELKDSKRPETAATQFKTSLAKLMEILMSKEPSYVRCIKPNDAKQAGRFDDVLIRHQVKYLGLMENLRVRRAGFAYRRHYETFLQRYKSLCPETWPSWQGKLADGVSTLVKHLGYKPEEYKLGRSKIFIRFPKTLFATEDALETRKHSLASKLQSSWKGYSQKTKYRKLRSSAVVVQAWWRGILACRRAQRKRQAANTIRRFIKGFIYRHNERCPENEYFLDYVRYSFLMKLRRNLPKSVLDKSWPTAPTALIEASEQLRKLYMQNMVWGYCKRINPEWKHQLEQKMVASEIFKNKKDNYPQSVPKLFMGTRLNGEEINPKVLQSLGSEKMKYAVPVTKYDRKGYKARPRQLLLTSNCAVIVEEAKLKQRIDYAALKGISVSSLSDGVFVLHVPTEDKKQKGDVVLQSDHIIETLTKVAICADKVNSININQGSITFTMGQGKEGIIDFTSGSELLVAKAKNGHLSVVSRNNGGI from the exons ATGGATCTCGGTAACATTCGCGATCTGGTGCGTAAAACTCAAGTCTCCATCGTAGAAAACCGGTTTCTGGGCGAACGCATTGACAAGCTGAAGGAT gcTGTGGGGAGTGACGGCGTGCGGATCAGCATGGAGAGTGCCCTGACGGCCAGGGACCGGGTGGGTGTCCAGGACTTTGTCCTGCTGGAGAACCACACCAGCGAGGCGGCCTTCATCGAGAACCTGCGCAAGCGCTTCAAGGAGAACCTCATCTAT acataCATCGGCTCAGTCCTGGTGTCGGTGAACCCCTACAAGGATCTGGAGATCTACACCAAGAACCACATGGAGCGCTACCGAGGCGTTAACTTCTACGAAGTCTCTCCCCACGT ctACGCGGTGTCTGACAACTCGTACCGGTCCATGCGGACGGAGCGTAAGGACCAGTGCATCCTCATCTCGGGGGAGAGCGGTGCCGGCAAGACGGAGGCCTCAAAGAAGATCCTGCAGTACTACGCCGTGACCTGTCCCGCCAGCGACCAGGTGGAGACGGTCAAGGACCGCCTGCTGCAGTCCAACCCTGTCCTAGAG GCTTTTGGAAACGCCAAAACGTTGCGCAACGACAACTCCAGCCGCTTCGGCAAATACATGGACATCCAGTTTGACTTCAAG GGTGCACCGGTAGGGGGCCACATCCTCAACTACCTGCTGGAGAAGTCACGGGTGGTGCACCAGAACCACGGAGAGAGGAACTTCCACATCTTCTACCAGCTGATTGAGGGGGGTGAGGAGGACCTGCTGCGGCGCCTGGGCCTGGAGAGGAACCCCCAGCAGTACCAGTACCTCGTCAAG GGGAACTGTCCCAAGGTGAGCTCCATCAACGACCGCAGCGACTGGAAGGTGGTGAGGAAGGCCCTGTCTGTCATCGGCTTCAGCGAGGACGAGGTGGAG GAGCTGTTAAACATTATTGCCAGTGTTCTTCACTTGGGCAACATTCAGTATGGAGGAGAAGACAGCGGCAATGCCTacatcactacagacacacagatcaAATACCTGGCGAGG TTACTCGGTGTGGATGGCTTGGTCCTGAAAGAAGCACTCACACACAAGACGATCATCGCCAAAGGGGAAGAG CTGAAGAGCCCTCTGAACCTGGAGCAGGCGTCGTCGGCCCGGGACGCCCTGTCTAAGGCCGTGTACGGCCGCACCTTCACCTGGCTCGTCAACAAGATCAACGTCTCCCTGGCttacaag GATGAAACCTATAAAAACGCTTCAGTCATTGGCCTGCTGGATATCTATGGTTTTGAAGTCTTCCAGCACAACAG TTTTGAGCAGTTCTGCATTAACTACTGCAACGAGAAGCTGCAACAGCTCTTCATCGAGCTCACCCTCAAGTCCGAGCAGGATGAGTACGAAGCGGAGGGAATCACG TGGGAACCCGTGCAGTACTTCAACAACAAGATCATCTGTGATCTGGTGGAGGAGAAGTTCAAAGGCATCATCTCCATTCTG gacgaGGAGTGCCTGAGGCCAGGGGACGCCAGTGACATCACCTTCCTGGAGAAGTTGGAGAATACTGTGGGAGGCCACGCCCACTTGACAAC TCACAAGCTGGCCGATGGAAAGACCCGGAAGGTGATGGGCCGAGAGGAGTTCAGACTGCTGCACTACGCTGGAGAGGTCAACTACAACgtcaacg gCTTCCTGGACAAGAACAATGACCTCCTCTTCAGGAACTTgaaagag GTCATGTGTATGTCTGATAATAAGATTCTGACCCAGTGCTTTGACCGGGCGGAGCTGAAGGACAGCAAGAGACCTGAGACG gCAGCGACCCAGTTCAAGACCAGCCTGGCCAAGTTAATGGAGATCCTGATGTCCAAGGAGCCGTCGTACGTGCGCTGCATCAAGCCCAACGATGCCAAGCAAGCAG gacggTTCGACGATGTTCTCATCAGGCATCAGGTGAAGTACCTGGGTCTGATGGAAAACCTCCGTGTGAGGAGAGCTGGCTTCGCCTACCGCCGCCACTATGAGACCTTCCTCCAGAG GTATAAGTCCCTGTGCCCGGAGACCTGGCCTAGCTGGCAGGGCAAGCTGGCAGACGGAGTCTCCACACTGGTCAAACACCTGGGTTACAAACCTGAGGAGTACAAACTGGGCAG ATCCAAAATCTTCATCCGTTTCCCAAAGACCCTGTTCGCCACAGAGGACGCGCTGGAAACGAGGAAACACAGCCTCG ccAGCAAACTGCAGTCATCCTGGAAGGGCTACAGCCAAAAGACCAAATACCGCAAACTCAGATCATCAG CGGTTGTGGTCCAGGCGTGGTGGAGGGGCATCCTGGCCTGTAGGAGGGCACAGCGCAAGAGGCAGGCCGCCAACACCATCCGCAG GTTCATCAAGGGCTTCATCTACCGCCACAATGAGCGTTGTCCTGAGAATGAGTACTTCCTGGATTATGTGCGCTACTCCTTCCTGATGAAGCTGCGCAGGAACCTCCCCAAGTCGGTCCTGGACAAGAGCTGGCCCACGGCGCCGACCGCCCTCATCGAG GCGTCGGAGCAGCTCCGTAAACTGTACATGCAGAACATGGTGTGGGGCTACTGCAAGAGGATCAACCCAGAGTGGAAACACCAG TTGGAGCAGAAAATGGTGGCCAGTGAGATCTTCAAAAACAAGAAGGACAACTACCCCCAAAGTGTCCCAAAGCTCTTCATGGGCACAAGACTCA atggAGAGGAGATTAACCCCAAGGTGTTGCAGTCACTTGGCAGTGAGAAGATGAAG TATGCAGTCCCAGTGACCAAGTACGACAGGAAGGGCTACAAGGCTCGACCAAGGCAGCTGCTGCTCACCTCCAACTGTGCCGTCATCGTGGAGGAGGCGAAGCTCAAGCAGCGCATCGACTACGCCGCCCTCAAAG GTATCTCAGTCAGCTCTCTCAGTGACGGTGTCTTCGTACTGCACGTGCCCACTGAAGACAAAAAACAGAAG GGAGATGTGGTGCTTCAGAGTGACCACATCATCGAGACCCTGACCAAAGTGGCCATTTGTGCCGACAAGGTCAACAGCATCAACATCAACCAGGGAAG tataACTTTCACGATGGGCCAAGGTAAGGAAGGGATCATAGACTTCACCTCTGGCTCTGAGCTGCTGGTTGCCAAGGCGAAGAATGGCCACCTCTCAGTGGTGAGTCGGAATAACGGAGGGATATAA
- the LOC124006406 gene encoding unconventional myosin-Ic-like isoform X4, which produces MKYRATAVGSDGVRISMESALTARDRVGVQDFVLLENHTSEAAFIENLRKRFKENLIYTYIGSVLVSVNPYKDLEIYTKNHMERYRGVNFYEVSPHVYAVSDNSYRSMRTERKDQCILISGESGAGKTEASKKILQYYAVTCPASDQVETVKDRLLQSNPVLEAFGNAKTLRNDNSSRFGKYMDIQFDFKGAPVGGHILNYLLEKSRVVHQNHGERNFHIFYQLIEGGEEDLLRRLGLERNPQQYQYLVKGNCPKVSSINDRSDWKVVRKALSVIGFSEDEVEELLNIIASVLHLGNIQYGGEDSGNAYITTDTQIKYLARLLGVDGLVLKEALTHKTIIAKGEELKSPLNLEQASSARDALSKAVYGRTFTWLVNKINVSLAYKDETYKNASVIGLLDIYGFEVFQHNSFEQFCINYCNEKLQQLFIELTLKSEQDEYEAEGITWEPVQYFNNKIICDLVEEKFKGIISILDEECLRPGDASDITFLEKLENTVGGHAHLTTHKLADGKTRKVMGREEFRLLHYAGEVNYNVNGFLDKNNDLLFRNLKEVMCMSDNKILTQCFDRAELKDSKRPETAATQFKTSLAKLMEILMSKEPSYVRCIKPNDAKQAGRFDDVLIRHQVKYLGLMENLRVRRAGFAYRRHYETFLQRYKSLCPETWPSWQGKLADGVSTLVKHLGYKPEEYKLGRSKIFIRFPKTLFATEDALETRKHSLASKLQSSWKGYSQKTKYRKLRSSAVVVQAWWRGILACRRAQRKRQAANTIRRFIKGFIYRHNERCPENEYFLDYVRYSFLMKLRRNLPKSVLDKSWPTAPTALIEASEQLRKLYMQNMVWGYCKRINPEWKHQLEQKMVASEIFKNKKDNYPQSVPKLFMGTRLNGEEINPKVLQSLGSEKMKYAVPVTKYDRKGYKARPRQLLLTSNCAVIVEEAKLKQRIDYAALKGISVSSLSDGVFVLHVPTEDKKQKGDVVLQSDHIIETLTKVAICADKVNSININQGSITFTMGQGKEGIIDFTSGSELLVAKAKNGHLSVVSRNNGGI; this is translated from the exons gcTGTGGGGAGTGACGGCGTGCGGATCAGCATGGAGAGTGCCCTGACGGCCAGGGACCGGGTGGGTGTCCAGGACTTTGTCCTGCTGGAGAACCACACCAGCGAGGCGGCCTTCATCGAGAACCTGCGCAAGCGCTTCAAGGAGAACCTCATCTAT acataCATCGGCTCAGTCCTGGTGTCGGTGAACCCCTACAAGGATCTGGAGATCTACACCAAGAACCACATGGAGCGCTACCGAGGCGTTAACTTCTACGAAGTCTCTCCCCACGT ctACGCGGTGTCTGACAACTCGTACCGGTCCATGCGGACGGAGCGTAAGGACCAGTGCATCCTCATCTCGGGGGAGAGCGGTGCCGGCAAGACGGAGGCCTCAAAGAAGATCCTGCAGTACTACGCCGTGACCTGTCCCGCCAGCGACCAGGTGGAGACGGTCAAGGACCGCCTGCTGCAGTCCAACCCTGTCCTAGAG GCTTTTGGAAACGCCAAAACGTTGCGCAACGACAACTCCAGCCGCTTCGGCAAATACATGGACATCCAGTTTGACTTCAAG GGTGCACCGGTAGGGGGCCACATCCTCAACTACCTGCTGGAGAAGTCACGGGTGGTGCACCAGAACCACGGAGAGAGGAACTTCCACATCTTCTACCAGCTGATTGAGGGGGGTGAGGAGGACCTGCTGCGGCGCCTGGGCCTGGAGAGGAACCCCCAGCAGTACCAGTACCTCGTCAAG GGGAACTGTCCCAAGGTGAGCTCCATCAACGACCGCAGCGACTGGAAGGTGGTGAGGAAGGCCCTGTCTGTCATCGGCTTCAGCGAGGACGAGGTGGAG GAGCTGTTAAACATTATTGCCAGTGTTCTTCACTTGGGCAACATTCAGTATGGAGGAGAAGACAGCGGCAATGCCTacatcactacagacacacagatcaAATACCTGGCGAGG TTACTCGGTGTGGATGGCTTGGTCCTGAAAGAAGCACTCACACACAAGACGATCATCGCCAAAGGGGAAGAG CTGAAGAGCCCTCTGAACCTGGAGCAGGCGTCGTCGGCCCGGGACGCCCTGTCTAAGGCCGTGTACGGCCGCACCTTCACCTGGCTCGTCAACAAGATCAACGTCTCCCTGGCttacaag GATGAAACCTATAAAAACGCTTCAGTCATTGGCCTGCTGGATATCTATGGTTTTGAAGTCTTCCAGCACAACAG TTTTGAGCAGTTCTGCATTAACTACTGCAACGAGAAGCTGCAACAGCTCTTCATCGAGCTCACCCTCAAGTCCGAGCAGGATGAGTACGAAGCGGAGGGAATCACG TGGGAACCCGTGCAGTACTTCAACAACAAGATCATCTGTGATCTGGTGGAGGAGAAGTTCAAAGGCATCATCTCCATTCTG gacgaGGAGTGCCTGAGGCCAGGGGACGCCAGTGACATCACCTTCCTGGAGAAGTTGGAGAATACTGTGGGAGGCCACGCCCACTTGACAAC TCACAAGCTGGCCGATGGAAAGACCCGGAAGGTGATGGGCCGAGAGGAGTTCAGACTGCTGCACTACGCTGGAGAGGTCAACTACAACgtcaacg gCTTCCTGGACAAGAACAATGACCTCCTCTTCAGGAACTTgaaagag GTCATGTGTATGTCTGATAATAAGATTCTGACCCAGTGCTTTGACCGGGCGGAGCTGAAGGACAGCAAGAGACCTGAGACG gCAGCGACCCAGTTCAAGACCAGCCTGGCCAAGTTAATGGAGATCCTGATGTCCAAGGAGCCGTCGTACGTGCGCTGCATCAAGCCCAACGATGCCAAGCAAGCAG gacggTTCGACGATGTTCTCATCAGGCATCAGGTGAAGTACCTGGGTCTGATGGAAAACCTCCGTGTGAGGAGAGCTGGCTTCGCCTACCGCCGCCACTATGAGACCTTCCTCCAGAG GTATAAGTCCCTGTGCCCGGAGACCTGGCCTAGCTGGCAGGGCAAGCTGGCAGACGGAGTCTCCACACTGGTCAAACACCTGGGTTACAAACCTGAGGAGTACAAACTGGGCAG ATCCAAAATCTTCATCCGTTTCCCAAAGACCCTGTTCGCCACAGAGGACGCGCTGGAAACGAGGAAACACAGCCTCG ccAGCAAACTGCAGTCATCCTGGAAGGGCTACAGCCAAAAGACCAAATACCGCAAACTCAGATCATCAG CGGTTGTGGTCCAGGCGTGGTGGAGGGGCATCCTGGCCTGTAGGAGGGCACAGCGCAAGAGGCAGGCCGCCAACACCATCCGCAG GTTCATCAAGGGCTTCATCTACCGCCACAATGAGCGTTGTCCTGAGAATGAGTACTTCCTGGATTATGTGCGCTACTCCTTCCTGATGAAGCTGCGCAGGAACCTCCCCAAGTCGGTCCTGGACAAGAGCTGGCCCACGGCGCCGACCGCCCTCATCGAG GCGTCGGAGCAGCTCCGTAAACTGTACATGCAGAACATGGTGTGGGGCTACTGCAAGAGGATCAACCCAGAGTGGAAACACCAG TTGGAGCAGAAAATGGTGGCCAGTGAGATCTTCAAAAACAAGAAGGACAACTACCCCCAAAGTGTCCCAAAGCTCTTCATGGGCACAAGACTCA atggAGAGGAGATTAACCCCAAGGTGTTGCAGTCACTTGGCAGTGAGAAGATGAAG TATGCAGTCCCAGTGACCAAGTACGACAGGAAGGGCTACAAGGCTCGACCAAGGCAGCTGCTGCTCACCTCCAACTGTGCCGTCATCGTGGAGGAGGCGAAGCTCAAGCAGCGCATCGACTACGCCGCCCTCAAAG GTATCTCAGTCAGCTCTCTCAGTGACGGTGTCTTCGTACTGCACGTGCCCACTGAAGACAAAAAACAGAAG GGAGATGTGGTGCTTCAGAGTGACCACATCATCGAGACCCTGACCAAAGTGGCCATTTGTGCCGACAAGGTCAACAGCATCAACATCAACCAGGGAAG tataACTTTCACGATGGGCCAAGGTAAGGAAGGGATCATAGACTTCACCTCTGGCTCTGAGCTGCTGGTTGCCAAGGCGAAGAATGGCCACCTCTCAGTGGTGAGTCGGAATAACGGAGGGATATAA
- the LOC124006406 gene encoding unconventional myosin-Ic-like isoform X2: MDLGNIRDLVRKTQVSIVENRFLGERIDKLKDAVGSDGVRISMESALTARDRVGVQDFVLLENHTSEAAFIENLRKRFKENLIYTYIGSVLVSVNPYKDLEIYTKNHMERYRGVNFYEVSPHVYAVSDNSYRSMRTERKDQCILISGESGAGKTEASKKILQYYAVTCPASDQVETVKDRLLQSNPVLEAFGNAKTLRNDNSSRFGKYMDIQFDFKGAPVGGHILNYLLEKSRVVHQNHGERNFHIFYQLIEGGEEDLLRRLGLERNPQQYQYLVKGNCPKVSSINDRSDWKVVRKALSVIGFSEDEVEELLNIIASVLHLGNIQYGGEDSGNAYITTDTQIKYLARLLGVDGLVLKEALTHKTIIAKGEELKSPLNLEQASSARDALSKAVYGRTFTWLVNKINVSLAYKDETYKNASVIGLLDIYGFEVFQHNSFEQFCINYCNEKLQQLFIELTLKSEQDEYEAEGITWEPVQYFNNKIICDLVEEKFKGIISILDEECLRPGDASDITFLEKLENTVGGHAHLTTHKLADGKTRKVMGREEFRLLHYAGEVNYNVNGFLDKNNDLLFRNLKEVMCMSDNKILTQCFDRAELKDSKRPETAATQFKTSLAKLMEILMSKEPSYVRCIKPNDAKQAGRFDDVLIRHQVKYLGLMENLRVRRAGFAYRRHYETFLQRYKSLCPETWPSWQGKLADGVSTLVKHLGYKPEEYKLGRSKIFIRFPKTLFATEDALETRKHSLASKLQSSWKGYSQKTKYRKLRSSAVVVQAWWRGILACRRAQRKRQAANTIRRFIKGFIYRHNERCPENEYFLDYVRYSFLMKLRRNLPKSVLDKSWPTAPTALIEASEQLRKLYMQNMVWGYCKRINPEWKHQLEQKMVASEIFKNKKDNYPQSVPKLFMGTRLNGEEINPKVLQSLGSEKMKYAVPVTKYDRKGYKARPRQLLLTSNCAVIVEEAKLKQRIDYAALKGISVSSLSDGVFVLHVPTEDKKQKGDVVLQSDHIIETLTKVAICADKVNSININQGSITFTMGQGKEGIIDFTSGSELLVAKAKNGHLSVTAPRLNSR; encoded by the exons ATGGATCTCGGTAACATTCGCGATCTGGTGCGTAAAACTCAAGTCTCCATCGTAGAAAACCGGTTTCTGGGCGAACGCATTGACAAGCTGAAGGAT gcTGTGGGGAGTGACGGCGTGCGGATCAGCATGGAGAGTGCCCTGACGGCCAGGGACCGGGTGGGTGTCCAGGACTTTGTCCTGCTGGAGAACCACACCAGCGAGGCGGCCTTCATCGAGAACCTGCGCAAGCGCTTCAAGGAGAACCTCATCTAT acataCATCGGCTCAGTCCTGGTGTCGGTGAACCCCTACAAGGATCTGGAGATCTACACCAAGAACCACATGGAGCGCTACCGAGGCGTTAACTTCTACGAAGTCTCTCCCCACGT ctACGCGGTGTCTGACAACTCGTACCGGTCCATGCGGACGGAGCGTAAGGACCAGTGCATCCTCATCTCGGGGGAGAGCGGTGCCGGCAAGACGGAGGCCTCAAAGAAGATCCTGCAGTACTACGCCGTGACCTGTCCCGCCAGCGACCAGGTGGAGACGGTCAAGGACCGCCTGCTGCAGTCCAACCCTGTCCTAGAG GCTTTTGGAAACGCCAAAACGTTGCGCAACGACAACTCCAGCCGCTTCGGCAAATACATGGACATCCAGTTTGACTTCAAG GGTGCACCGGTAGGGGGCCACATCCTCAACTACCTGCTGGAGAAGTCACGGGTGGTGCACCAGAACCACGGAGAGAGGAACTTCCACATCTTCTACCAGCTGATTGAGGGGGGTGAGGAGGACCTGCTGCGGCGCCTGGGCCTGGAGAGGAACCCCCAGCAGTACCAGTACCTCGTCAAG GGGAACTGTCCCAAGGTGAGCTCCATCAACGACCGCAGCGACTGGAAGGTGGTGAGGAAGGCCCTGTCTGTCATCGGCTTCAGCGAGGACGAGGTGGAG GAGCTGTTAAACATTATTGCCAGTGTTCTTCACTTGGGCAACATTCAGTATGGAGGAGAAGACAGCGGCAATGCCTacatcactacagacacacagatcaAATACCTGGCGAGG TTACTCGGTGTGGATGGCTTGGTCCTGAAAGAAGCACTCACACACAAGACGATCATCGCCAAAGGGGAAGAG CTGAAGAGCCCTCTGAACCTGGAGCAGGCGTCGTCGGCCCGGGACGCCCTGTCTAAGGCCGTGTACGGCCGCACCTTCACCTGGCTCGTCAACAAGATCAACGTCTCCCTGGCttacaag GATGAAACCTATAAAAACGCTTCAGTCATTGGCCTGCTGGATATCTATGGTTTTGAAGTCTTCCAGCACAACAG TTTTGAGCAGTTCTGCATTAACTACTGCAACGAGAAGCTGCAACAGCTCTTCATCGAGCTCACCCTCAAGTCCGAGCAGGATGAGTACGAAGCGGAGGGAATCACG TGGGAACCCGTGCAGTACTTCAACAACAAGATCATCTGTGATCTGGTGGAGGAGAAGTTCAAAGGCATCATCTCCATTCTG gacgaGGAGTGCCTGAGGCCAGGGGACGCCAGTGACATCACCTTCCTGGAGAAGTTGGAGAATACTGTGGGAGGCCACGCCCACTTGACAAC TCACAAGCTGGCCGATGGAAAGACCCGGAAGGTGATGGGCCGAGAGGAGTTCAGACTGCTGCACTACGCTGGAGAGGTCAACTACAACgtcaacg gCTTCCTGGACAAGAACAATGACCTCCTCTTCAGGAACTTgaaagag GTCATGTGTATGTCTGATAATAAGATTCTGACCCAGTGCTTTGACCGGGCGGAGCTGAAGGACAGCAAGAGACCTGAGACG gCAGCGACCCAGTTCAAGACCAGCCTGGCCAAGTTAATGGAGATCCTGATGTCCAAGGAGCCGTCGTACGTGCGCTGCATCAAGCCCAACGATGCCAAGCAAGCAG gacggTTCGACGATGTTCTCATCAGGCATCAGGTGAAGTACCTGGGTCTGATGGAAAACCTCCGTGTGAGGAGAGCTGGCTTCGCCTACCGCCGCCACTATGAGACCTTCCTCCAGAG GTATAAGTCCCTGTGCCCGGAGACCTGGCCTAGCTGGCAGGGCAAGCTGGCAGACGGAGTCTCCACACTGGTCAAACACCTGGGTTACAAACCTGAGGAGTACAAACTGGGCAG ATCCAAAATCTTCATCCGTTTCCCAAAGACCCTGTTCGCCACAGAGGACGCGCTGGAAACGAGGAAACACAGCCTCG ccAGCAAACTGCAGTCATCCTGGAAGGGCTACAGCCAAAAGACCAAATACCGCAAACTCAGATCATCAG CGGTTGTGGTCCAGGCGTGGTGGAGGGGCATCCTGGCCTGTAGGAGGGCACAGCGCAAGAGGCAGGCCGCCAACACCATCCGCAG GTTCATCAAGGGCTTCATCTACCGCCACAATGAGCGTTGTCCTGAGAATGAGTACTTCCTGGATTATGTGCGCTACTCCTTCCTGATGAAGCTGCGCAGGAACCTCCCCAAGTCGGTCCTGGACAAGAGCTGGCCCACGGCGCCGACCGCCCTCATCGAG GCGTCGGAGCAGCTCCGTAAACTGTACATGCAGAACATGGTGTGGGGCTACTGCAAGAGGATCAACCCAGAGTGGAAACACCAG TTGGAGCAGAAAATGGTGGCCAGTGAGATCTTCAAAAACAAGAAGGACAACTACCCCCAAAGTGTCCCAAAGCTCTTCATGGGCACAAGACTCA atggAGAGGAGATTAACCCCAAGGTGTTGCAGTCACTTGGCAGTGAGAAGATGAAG TATGCAGTCCCAGTGACCAAGTACGACAGGAAGGGCTACAAGGCTCGACCAAGGCAGCTGCTGCTCACCTCCAACTGTGCCGTCATCGTGGAGGAGGCGAAGCTCAAGCAGCGCATCGACTACGCCGCCCTCAAAG GTATCTCAGTCAGCTCTCTCAGTGACGGTGTCTTCGTACTGCACGTGCCCACTGAAGACAAAAAACAGAAG GGAGATGTGGTGCTTCAGAGTGACCACATCATCGAGACCCTGACCAAAGTGGCCATTTGTGCCGACAAGGTCAACAGCATCAACATCAACCAGGGAAG tataACTTTCACGATGGGCCAAGGTAAGGAAGGGATCATAGACTTCACCTCTGGCTCTGAGCTGCTGGTTGCCAAGGCGAAGAATGGCCACCTCTCAGTG ACTGCCCCTCGACTGAACTCAAGATGA